Proteins from a single region of Theobroma cacao cultivar B97-61/B2 chromosome 10, Criollo_cocoa_genome_V2, whole genome shotgun sequence:
- the LOC18587026 gene encoding uncharacterized protein LOC18587026 isoform X1 encodes MAANPALLAVQYAVGVPVSASRCQQLRRNLVTKTHHKTIMAAKSNPAVRYETGVLVSTPCQVLDRNRESSKRDKTIMAAYPIQFATDVPEFTDCNLRNFSGAELKLDDKTFWEGFDLAAGDLPRQIQDKGTPMFRHNAFGGSVIGSSGGLEYVFGGGEYKWIIAWRNSKNELNKVYTKIFKGEVVDWNAIRESLAKSNYKSSCNEFGYSSDVVIDQTSSTPIMTATLSKANPETEAPAEPTTVEPPAEPTTVEPPAP; translated from the exons ATGGCTGCAAATCCTGCACTACTTGCAGTACAATATGCAGTGGGTGTTCCAGTATCAGCATCACGGTGCCAGCAGCTTCGTAGAAATTTGGTAACCAAAACACATCACAAAACTATCATGGCTGCCAAATCCAATCCAGCAGTGCGATACGAAACCGGTGTCCTGGTGTCCACACCATGCCAAGTACTTGATAGAAATCGGGAAAGTAGCAAAAGAGACAAAACTATCATGGCTGCCTATCCAATACAATTTGCAACGGATGTTCCAGAATTCACAGACTGCAACCTTAGGAACTTCTCTGGCGCAGAGCTAAAGCTGGATGACAAGACCTTTTGGGAAGGGTTTGATTTGGCTGCAGGGGACCTCCCAAGACAAATCCAAGATAAAGGGACGCCCATGTTTAGGCACAACGCATTTGGAGGTTCAGTTATAGGTTCAAGTGGGGGTCTTGAGTACGTATTCGGAGGAGGAGAATACAAGTGGATAATTGCCTGGAGGAACTCAAAAAATGAACTCAACAAG GTCTATACTAAGATCTTTAAAGGCGAGGTTGTTGATTGGAATGCAATCAGAGAAAGTCTTGCCAAATCTAACTATAAAAGCAGCTGTAATGAATTTGGATACTCGTCAGATGTTGTAATTGATCAAACCAGCTCTACGCCAATAATGACGGCGACACTTTCGAAGGCAAACCCTGAGACGGAGGCACCAGCAGAACCAACAACTGTTGAGCCGCCAGCAGAACCAACAACTGTTGAGCCGCCAGCACCATAA
- the LOC18587026 gene encoding uncharacterized protein LOC18587026 isoform X2, which yields MAANPALLAVQYAVGVPVSASRCQQLRRNLVTKTHHKTIMAAKSNPAVRYETGVLVSTPCQVLDRNRESSKRDKTIMAAYPIQFATDVPEFTDCNLRNFSGAELKLDDKTFWEGFDLAAGDLPRQIQDKGTPMFRHNAFGGSVIGSSGGLEYVFGGGEYKWIIAWRNSKNELNKIFKGEVVDWNAIRESLAKSNYKSSCNEFGYSSDVVIDQTSSTPIMTATLSKANPETEAPAEPTTVEPPAEPTTVEPPAP from the exons ATGGCTGCAAATCCTGCACTACTTGCAGTACAATATGCAGTGGGTGTTCCAGTATCAGCATCACGGTGCCAGCAGCTTCGTAGAAATTTGGTAACCAAAACACATCACAAAACTATCATGGCTGCCAAATCCAATCCAGCAGTGCGATACGAAACCGGTGTCCTGGTGTCCACACCATGCCAAGTACTTGATAGAAATCGGGAAAGTAGCAAAAGAGACAAAACTATCATGGCTGCCTATCCAATACAATTTGCAACGGATGTTCCAGAATTCACAGACTGCAACCTTAGGAACTTCTCTGGCGCAGAGCTAAAGCTGGATGACAAGACCTTTTGGGAAGGGTTTGATTTGGCTGCAGGGGACCTCCCAAGACAAATCCAAGATAAAGGGACGCCCATGTTTAGGCACAACGCATTTGGAGGTTCAGTTATAGGTTCAAGTGGGGGTCTTGAGTACGTATTCGGAGGAGGAGAATACAAGTGGATAATTGCCTGGAGGAACTCAAAAAATGAACTCAACAAG ATCTTTAAAGGCGAGGTTGTTGATTGGAATGCAATCAGAGAAAGTCTTGCCAAATCTAACTATAAAAGCAGCTGTAATGAATTTGGATACTCGTCAGATGTTGTAATTGATCAAACCAGCTCTACGCCAATAATGACGGCGACACTTTCGAAGGCAAACCCTGAGACGGAGGCACCAGCAGAACCAACAACTGTTGAGCCGCCAGCAGAACCAACAACTGTTGAGCCGCCAGCACCATAA
- the LOC18587000 gene encoding NAC domain-containing protein 101 translates to MFVGFGFEPSDRSLMCYLFSKVTSKSMLHLDQVQIKDFDLYGEKEPWEIWDLHGGFNLQSDEDLYFFTKLKKKSQNGSRINRSVGTGTWMGEDSGKPIYSRLSAIQPLGFKRRFRYEGGVPQQVGQWIMHEYSFNTTLVPENDQGYVLCRVRKNDREEKKAEKRRKLIT, encoded by the coding sequence ATGTTCGTGGGATTCGGCTTTGAGCCTTCTGACCGGTCTTTGATGTGCTATCTCTTCAGCAAAGTCACTAGCAAGTCTATGCTGCATCTTGATCAAGTCCAAATCAAGGATTTTGACTTATATGGAGAGAAAGAACCTTGGGAAATATGGGATTTGCATGGTGGGTTTAATCTTCAATCCGATGAGGATCTCTACTTCTTCACTAAGTTGAAGAAGAAGTCTCAAAACGGTTCAAGGATCAACCGTTCTGTTGGTACTGGTACGTGGATGGGTGAAGATTCGGGTAAGCCAATATATTCTCGATTGTCAGCAATACAGCCCTTGGGGTTCAAGAGAAGGTTCCGATATGAGGGCGGAGTGCCGCAACAAGTAGGTCAGTGGATCATGCATGAGTATAGTTTTAATACTACTTTGGTACCTGAGAATGATCAAGGTTACGTGCTTTGTCGAGTAAGAAAGAATGATCGTGAGGAGAAGAAAgctgagaaaagaagaaagctgaTTACATGA
- the LOC18587003 gene encoding uncharacterized protein LOC18587003 isoform X1, which translates to MLCSVMSLSLKLTPNSALLFPHRGFNGFSSLSFPRICNSTSLVSQNFNKVSCSIGGDNNIVYGATDNGSYSTNNEGARMGKSESNEGESFSSKDSEPCNERNVRGESMQIQYLCLFLFFSVLKKLRRYGISGVLSYGLLNTAYYLTTFLLVWFYIAPVPGRMGYMAAVERFLKVMAMIWAGSQVTKLVRAGGALALAPFVDRALSWFTVKFKFESQGKASMVIIGFCFGLAFMLFLVVTVLWA; encoded by the exons ATGCTTTGTTCAGTCATGTCTCTCTCGCTCAAACTCACACCTAACTCAGCTCTCCTCTTCCCTCACCGC GGTTTCAATGGATTTTCCTCGTTAAGCTTTCCTCGGATTTGCAATTCTACCAGCCTTGTCTCTCAGAATTTCAACAAAGTTTCTTGCTCAATCGGCGGCGACAACAACATT GTTTATGGCGCAACTGATAATGGCAGCTACTCAACGAACAATGAAG GTGCGAGAATGGGGAAGAGTGAGAGTAATGAAGGGGAATCATTTTCATCTAAAGA TTCTGAACCTTGTAATGAAAGAAATGTGAGGGGTGAGAGTATGCAGATCCAATATCTTTGTTTGTTCTTGTTCTTCAGTGTGTTGAAGAAGTTGAGGAGGTATGGAATTTCTGGAGTATTGTCTTATGGGCTACTGAATACAGCTTACTACCTTACAACTTTTCTCTTAGTGTG gttttatattGCGCCAGTTCCTGGAAGAATGGGTTATATGGCTGCTGTTGAGAG ATTTCTCAAGGTTATGGCCATGATTTGGGCTGGAAGCCAAGTGACTAAGCTTGTTAGAGCTGGAGG GGCCCTCGCTCTTGCCCCATTTGTAGACAGAGCATTGTCATGGTTCACAgtcaaatttaagtttgaatCTCAGGGAAAG GCTTCCATGGTGATTataggattttgttttgggctGGCTTTCATGCTGTTTTTGGTTGTGACAGTGCTTTGGGCATAA
- the LOC18587003 gene encoding uncharacterized protein LOC18587003 isoform X2, whose product MLCSVMSLSLKLTPNSALLFPHRGFNGFSSLSFPRICNSTSLVSQNFNKVSCSIGGDNNIVYGATDNGSYSTNNEGARMGKSESNEGESFSSKDVLKKLRRYGISGVLSYGLLNTAYYLTTFLLVWFYIAPVPGRMGYMAAVERFLKVMAMIWAGSQVTKLVRAGGALALAPFVDRALSWFTVKFKFESQGKASMVIIGFCFGLAFMLFLVVTVLWA is encoded by the exons ATGCTTTGTTCAGTCATGTCTCTCTCGCTCAAACTCACACCTAACTCAGCTCTCCTCTTCCCTCACCGC GGTTTCAATGGATTTTCCTCGTTAAGCTTTCCTCGGATTTGCAATTCTACCAGCCTTGTCTCTCAGAATTTCAACAAAGTTTCTTGCTCAATCGGCGGCGACAACAACATT GTTTATGGCGCAACTGATAATGGCAGCTACTCAACGAACAATGAAG GTGCGAGAATGGGGAAGAGTGAGAGTAATGAAGGGGAATCATTTTCATCTAAAGA TGTGTTGAAGAAGTTGAGGAGGTATGGAATTTCTGGAGTATTGTCTTATGGGCTACTGAATACAGCTTACTACCTTACAACTTTTCTCTTAGTGTG gttttatattGCGCCAGTTCCTGGAAGAATGGGTTATATGGCTGCTGTTGAGAG ATTTCTCAAGGTTATGGCCATGATTTGGGCTGGAAGCCAAGTGACTAAGCTTGTTAGAGCTGGAGG GGCCCTCGCTCTTGCCCCATTTGTAGACAGAGCATTGTCATGGTTCACAgtcaaatttaagtttgaatCTCAGGGAAAG GCTTCCATGGTGATTataggattttgttttgggctGGCTTTCATGCTGTTTTTGGTTGTGACAGTGCTTTGGGCATAA